The following are encoded together in the Panicum virgatum strain AP13 chromosome 6K, P.virgatum_v5, whole genome shotgun sequence genome:
- the LOC120712105 gene encoding elongation factor Ts, mitochondrial-like, with the protein MAWGQGARRPILGLLFRAQQQAASAFETRLLGTPVPQNDMFHRRFSSQVSSSEQMNLIKQLRERTSAPIKDVKASLVSCDWDIEVAQKDLRKRGVVLAAKKSSRTAAEGLLAIAQDEKRAAVIELNCETDFVARNDVFQYLASSVAKMALSAQGPGQLFFPFDPEYLEVCHMLLYDYLCW; encoded by the exons ATGGCTTGGGGTCAAGGTGCTAGGAGGCCCATATTGGGGCTTCTGTTTCGTGCTCAACAGCAAGCTGCTTCAGCATTCGAAACTCGTCTATTGGGCACTCCTGTTCCCCAAAATGATATGTTTCATAGGAGATTCAGCTCTCAAGTGTCTTCTTCAGAGCAAATGAACCTTATTAAACAACTCCGAGAAAGAACGAGTGCTCCAATCAAAGATGTCAAGGCTTCCTTGGTTAGCTGCGACTGGGATATTG AGGTTGCACAGAAAGACCTGCGGAAGAGAGGAGTGGTTCTTGCTGCCAAAAAGTCTTCACGGACTGCTGCTGAAGGTTTGCTAGCTATTGCACAAGATGAGAAAAGGGCAGCTGTGATTGAGCTTAACTGTGAAACTGATTTCGTAGCAAGAAATGATGTTTTCCAGTATCTG GCTTCATCAGTGGCAAAGATGGCTTTGTCTGCTCAGGGTCCTGGTCAATTGTTTTTTCCTTTTGATCCTGAATATTTGGAGGTATGTCATATGTTACTTTATGACTATCTTTGTTGGTGA